The following proteins are co-located in the Peromyscus maniculatus bairdii isolate BWxNUB_F1_BW_parent chromosome 23, HU_Pman_BW_mat_3.1, whole genome shotgun sequence genome:
- the Ptcd1 gene encoding pentatricopeptide repeat-containing protein 1, mitochondrial, with the protein MRLSRLFSGPHPIGLSVLQHLDLLGSTRWTGGKEGFAQLRAAWPPWQVSAAFCSSSSHQGSQRNMSSPCSDSSKLSTVAPQEEEEEEDEESFGTLSDKYSSRKIFHKSTAQLYNLRLKEQGGEEEELEPRLWRGRRNTPYWYFFQCKRLIKEGKLAEALDLFERQMLKEERLQPLECNYTVLIGGCGRVGYLKKAFKLYNDMKKRDLEPSDATYTALFNVCAESPWKDSALESALKLRQQLQAKNFQLNLKTYHALLKVTAKCADLRMCLDVFKEIIHKGHAVTEETFCFLLMGCIQDKKAGFRQAVQVWWQMLSLGIKPTRHGYNLLLGAARDCGLGDPEVASRLLLKPQEETILLQPPASRPQARRKVQAKAEDGVSIRHVEALERQLFLEPSQKLEGPSDFPESGVTSRTQPEVETKAEPGDIAAHTPLALKPSHLELEFNILSLGTLPSTVVSFGTVATPADRLALMGGLEGFLGKMAEHGLQPDIKTLTLLAEMVEPGSPAESSLLTVLDRREVKADVTFFNTLIRKKSKLGDLEGAKALLPVLAKKGIVPNLRTFCSLAIGCRRPKDGMQLLADMKKSQMTPNTHIYSTLINVALKKLDYAYLIDILKDMRRNSVPVNEVVIRQLEFAAEYPPTFDRYKGKNTYLEKIDGFRAYYKQWLKVMPAEEAPHPWQEFQTKPKENQDTTGNAGVSGGLRDR; encoded by the exons ATGAGACTTTCCCGGCTCTTTTCTGGCCCCCACCCCATAGGACTGTCTGTCCTTCAACACTTGGATCTTCTTGGATCTACCCGATGGACAGGAGGCAAGGAGGGATTTGCACAGCTGAGGGCGGCATGGCCACCTTGGCAGGTGTCAGCAGCCTTCTGCAGCTCTTCCTCCCACCAAGGGAGCCAGCGGAACATGAGCAGCCCCTGCTCGGACTCCAGCAAGCTCAGCACGGTGGcccctcaggaggaggaggaggaggaggacgaagagAGCTTTGGGACCCTCTCTGACAAATACTCCTCTCGGAAAATATTCCACAAGTCAACAGCCCAGCTGTATAACCTGCGGCTCAAGgagcagggtggggaggaggaagaattgGAGCCCAGACTGTGGCGGGGCCGGAGGAACACCCCATACTGGTACTTCTTTCAGTGCAAACGTCTGATCAAGGAAGGAAAG CTGGCGGAGGCCCtggatctgtttgagaggcagaTGCTGAAGGAGGAGCGCTTGCAGCCTCTGGAGTGCAACTATACAGTGCTGATCGGAGGCTGTGGGCGCGTCGGCTACCTGAAGAAGGCCTTCAAGCTCTATAATGAC ATGAAGAAGAGAGACCTGGAGCCCTCAGATGCCACATACACAGCTCTGTTCAATGTCTGTGCGGAGTCCCCCTGGAAGGACTCTGCCCTAGAGAGTGCGCTGAAGCTTCGACAGCAGCTCCAGGCCAAAAACTTCCAGCTCAACCTGAAAACATACCATGCCCTGCTGAAGGTGACCGCCAAGTGTGCAGACCTCAGGATGTGCCTTGATGTCTTCAAG GAAATCATCCACAAGGGACATGCAGTCACAGAGGAGACCTTCTGTTTCCTGCTCATGGGCTGCATCCAGGACAAGAAGGCAGGCTTCCGGCAAGCCGTACAG gtgtggtggcagatgctgagtctggggatcaaaccaacTAGGCATGGCTATAACCTCCTCTTGGGGGCAGCTCGAGACTGTGGTCTGGGGGACCCAGAGGTTGCCTCCAGGCTGCTCCTGAAGCCTCAGGAAGAGACCATCCTACTCCAGCCCCCAGCAAGCAGGCCTCAGGCAAGGAGGAAAGTCCAGGCCAAGGCAGAGGATGGTGTGTCAATTAGACATGTGGAGGCACTGGAGAGGCAGTTGTTTCTGGAACCGTCTCAGAAACTTGAGGGGCCTTCAGACTTCCCTGAGAGTGGGGTAACAAGCAGGACACAGCCTGAGGTAGAAACCAAGGCAGAACCTGGCGACATAGCAGCCCACACCCCACTGGCCCTAAAGCCTTCCCACTTGGAGCTGGAATTCAATATCCTGAGTCTTGGAACTCTCCCCTCGACCGTAGTCTCCTTCGGGACAGTGGCCACTCCTGCTGATAGGCTGGCCTTGATGGGGGGCCTGGAGGGCTTCCTGGGCAAGATGGCAGAGCACGGGCTCCAGCCGGACATCAAAACCCTCActctgctggctgagatggtggAACCTGGGAGCCCCGCAGAGTCCTCGCTGCTGACCGTCCTGGACAGGCGTGAGGTGAAGGCCGACGTGACCTTCTTCAACACGCTGATAAGGAAGAAGAGCAAGCTGGGAGACCTGGAGGGAGCAAAG GCGCTGTTGCCAGTCCTGGCAAAGAAGGGAATTGTCCCCAATCTTCGAACTTTTTGCAGCCTGGCCATTGGGTGCCGTAGGCCTAAGGATGGTATGCAGCTGCTTGCAGACATGAAG AAATCCCAGATGACCCCTAACACCCACATCTACAGTACTCTCATCAACGTGGCCCTCAAGAAGCTGGACTATGCCTATCTCATTGATATCCTGAAGGACATGAGGCGGAACAGTGTCCCAGTGAACGAAGTAGTCATCCGCCAGCTCGAGTTTGCTGCCGAGTACCCTCCCACCTTTGACCGG